From the Planktothricoides raciborskii GIHE-MW2 genome, the window ATTATTAAAGGATGGCAATCATTTTTTGATGTGACATAATATGGTTATGTTGTTTATCCCCAATTTATTGACGAGACCGCTCATATTATTAGTAAAACATACATGAATCGTGTGGAAGGAGAAAATACAAGACTAAGACATTACAAGCGATCGGTTACATAGAAAAACCCTTTGTTATTCTAAATCTCTCTTAATGTTGCAACTATCAGTCAGATTAGTGATTTATTATTTAAGGCATAAAAATGTACCTATTCCATTGACTTACTCTGGAGAGCCATTGCCAACCCTGTCTCTATAGCATACCACCAGTGTGCAACGCCCAATTTTTAACTTTTGTCAATTCGTCGGGCAATAGCCCGTCCTGATTTTATCAATACCAGTAGGGGCTCGCCGGACATCTCTGCCACACAACGCCGGACGTAAATCAATCCGCATCAACGGCATTTTATTCAATTTTTGAGGGATTTTTTTATTGACAACCTGTTGAGATAGCGCTATATTTGCCATCGGTGACAAACCCTGCGGCCCGAATACAGCATCTCAGCAGGACATTCATATAAATGGTAGTAATCCCCGCACCGTGGAATACGCCAAGAGACAGAAGAGTTATAGGGACAGGCAAGATCTGGTCTATAAAATTTCTTGTGTGCCTCTGGACTAAGTTATCTTGAGTAAGAGCCAAAATATTTCAGGGTAGTAAACATCGCAAATTCTCAACTTAAAGTCTGGAATTGGGTGCAGGCAGAATGGGCAGGGATTTAGGTGTTGCCAATGACAGACCCGGTGCGTTGGGGATAGCCAAAAGTATGACCGAACCAGCCAAAAGCCGACAGGAAACTGGTCTCCAACTCCTGTTTGTGTTGTCGGGAGAGCTTCGGGAAAAATCCCAGGGCAAACAGACATAGCAGATAACTAACAACTGAAGGAAAACCAAAGCCTATGACAGCATTAGATGGCCAAATTCAAGTTCCCGGTACGTCGGAAGCTGGCATCGAATTTACCAACACCCAAACCACAGAAGTCGCTTACACATTTACTCCGAGCGGCAATTGGACGCCAAACGTCAACAATCCCAGTCTGTCAGGATGTACGGCTGCCGGTGTCAAAGGTTATCCTCCGGAAATTCAGCAAGGGATTCTGGATGTTGTCCCGGGCGGGCTGGGACAGTACATGAGATATGCTAACCATACCCCCTTTGCCCTGCTGGCAATCAATAAAGCAACGGGTGCTGTGGTGGGGGAAGTGTCGCAAGCCACAACCATTCCTGTCAAACCGGGTGAAACTTTAGTTTTTGTCCTCAATGATATGTGGGGGGGCTACTCGGATAACAGCGGTTCCATCACAGTCAACTGGTCGGGGGTGAGCGCCTCCGCTCTAAAAATTCAATCCGGCACCACCTACAACGGCGCCTATCAAGATAGCACTTGGAAGCTGCACGAAGAGCCAGTGGGAGAGCGGGTTTTCAACCGACCCGTACAATTTGAGTCCAAATTCACAAAACCTCCCAAGATTTTCCTGGATCTGAGCGGACTGGATGTGAATGAAAGCAAAAATACTCGCGTGCAAGTGACGGCTAAAAACATCACCGAATCCGGCTTCGATCTGGAATACAAAACCTGGTATGATACGATTCTTTACTCGGTCTGGACTAACTGGATGGCATTCGGAGAATAGACCGCAAAACATCATCGCTTTCTGCCGCCCCAAATGTATCGTTATAACCAGTTTTTGGTGATGATTGGGGCATATGTATGATTTTCACAAACCAAGAGGTATTAAACTATGAAGCTGCAATCCGGCAACACCTACAACGGCTCCTATCAAGATAATACTTGGAAGCTCAATCAAGGGCCTGTGGGAGAGCGAATTTTCACGCGGGCTGTGACCTTTGAGTCGAAATTCGCGCAGCCGCCCAAAGTTGTGATTGGACTGAGTGGGCTAGATGTGGATGGAACTAAGAATAATCGCGTGCAAGTGACGGCTAAGAATATAACGGAAAGCGGGTTTGTAGTGGAATACAAAACCTGGTATGATACGGTTCTGTATTCGGTCTGGACTAATTGGGTAGCTTACGGAGAGTAGGATACCTTTTCGCCAAGTAGAGCGATCGGCCAAGGTTCAAAATATTTGAGTAGCCAAATATTTTGAACTAGCCAGCCCAACGCCTACAGGAAACCTTTCTGCAACATCTGCTTTGGCCGTCGGGATGGCTTCGGGAAAAATCCCAGGGAAAGAAGAGAAAGACCGCCAGGGATTTTAATCCCTGGCGAATAGCGCAAGTCGGTTAAAACCGACTGTTATGAAGCATAAAAAATCGAATTTTCAGTCGGTTTCAACCGACTTTAGCTATGAGGCCGCCAACGTTTAAACCCCCGCCTTCTATTGGGCGGCGTTTACTTTAATTGGTGAAGCGAAATAAGGAGGATGGGGAGGATAGGGAGGATGGGGGAATGTTTGATGAATTGGGTATTATGTTTTGGTAATTTTTTGTCAGTGAAACCTTAACAGTTTACTGTTGACGGTTCACAGTAAACTGTTAAGGGTTCACTGTTAACAGTTTACGGTGAACCGTCAACAGTAAACAAAATCATTTTAATGATTATGATTCTGTTTTAGGCAGTTTGATATTTTTGGCTAGACCCACTGCACTAAGCAACTGAATTGTCATCCAGGTGATGTCAATTTCCCACCATTGCATACCATGACGGGCAGAGTATTGAAAAGCATGGTGATTGTTATGCCAACCTTCGCCGTAAGTGGTCAAAGCCACCCACCAGCAATTGGTGGATAAATCCCCAGCATCATAAGTTTGATAACCAAATTTATGGGTAGCGCTATTGACAAACCAAGTGCAGTGATAAACCAGCACTAAACGCACGAAAATTCCCCAAACCACAAAAGACCATCCGAGTCCTGGTGAATAAGCTTCTCCGACAAAATAGAGCAGCACACCCAAGACAATTTGGATTGGTAGCATATAGGATTGACAAAATTGATAAAAACGGTCATCCGCAATATCTTTGGTGAACCGAGGGATATCTTTTGAACCTGGATTTTTATAAAATAGCCAGCCGATATGACTCCACCAAAATCCTTTGTTGGCATCATGGGGATCGTTGGCTTGGTCTGAATATAAATGGTGCATCCGGTGCAGTCCTACCCAGTCAATGGGCCCGCCTTGACAGGTGAGGGTGCCGAATAAAACCAGAAAATACTCCAACCATTTGGGCGCTTCAAAACTGCGGTGAGTAATCAGGCGATGAAATCCTAGGGTAATGCCCAAACCGCCAGTCACCCAGTGCAGAAATAAAGCTAACCCGACCCCAGCCCAGCTAAAAGTACCAGGAATGAAAGCTAAAAGCACACCGGCATGAACGATGAGCATAAAGATGATGATCGGCCAGTTGTAAGCTAAAGGTTCTGGGGTAGTCTGTTTTTCTGGGTTTGTTGCAGGAGCAATTGTCATTAAATTAACCTTTCCACGAATAACTCGAAGATAATCAACCCGGAAAGACCTAGAGATTTCACCTCGGACTGTCACTATCTCGTGTACAATCCTTTTTGATCGTTTCCAAGGAAGAATTATCAACCGAAATGAATAGCTCCGAAAAGCTGCGAGAAGCAGAGAAAGAGCTCTTACCTATTTTCTCTAGAATTGATGCTCAGGTCAAGCAAAATCTCAAACGAGTGCTGGATGCTTTGCGGCGTCATCGTGTGGGAGTCCACCATTTTGCTAGTGTTTCCGGCTATGGCCATGATGATTTGGGCCGCGATACTTTGGACCAAGTGTTTGCTGAGGTGATGGGGGCTGAAGCGGCAGCAGTCCGCGTCCAGTTTGTGTCCGGTACTCATGCGATCGCCTCTGCTTTGTTTGGGGTATTGCGTCCTGGGGATGAAATGCTGGCGGTAGCTGGTGCCCCCTACGATACTTTAGAGGAAGTGATTGGTTTGCGGGAACAAGGGCAAGGTTCCCTGATGGAATTTGGGATTCAATATCGACAACTGGAGTTAACAGATACGGGAGAAATTGACTGGGAAGGGTTAAAAACCGCCGTCCGGTCAAATACTCGGTTGGTGTTGATTCAACGGTCTTGCGGTTATTCTTGGCGGAGTTCTTTGTCGATCGCCGATATTGAAAAAATTGTCCAAATTGTCAAAGCCCAAAATTCCCAGACTATTTGTTTTGTGGATAACTGCTATGGAGAATTTATTGAAGACCGGGAACCGCCCGCAGTGGGGGCGGATTTAATTGCCGGTTCTTTGATTAAAAATCCCGGTGGAACAATTGTCACGGCTGGGGGCTATGTGGCAGGACGGGCTGATTTAGTCGAAGCGGCGGCTTGTCGGTTAACGGCGCCGGGAATTGGCAGTAGTGGGGGGGCAACTTTGGATCAAAATCGGCTATTATTTCAAGGCTTATTTTTAGCCCCCCAAATGGTAGGAGAAGCCATGAAGGGTACTCATTTAACTGCTTATGTGTTTGACCAGTTAGGCTATCCGGTAAAACCCGATCCTTTTGCCCCTCGGCGTGATGTGATTCAGGCGATTAAATTAGGTTCTCCAGATAAGTTAATTGCCTTTTGTCGGGCGATTCAAAAGTATTCGCCGATTGGTTCTTATTTAGATCCAATTCCCGCCCCCATGCCCGGATATGAGAGTGAGTTGGTGATGGCTGGAGGGACGTTTATTGATGGCAGTACGTCGGAGTTTTCTGCGGATGGGCCATTGCGTGAACCTTATGTGGTGTTTTGCCAAGGGGGCACTCATTGGACTCACGTCGCGATCGCTTTAGAAGCGGCGATTTCGGCGATCGGTTTTGCGTAACCAAAGCTAGAAACCGGGTTTCTTGTTCTCATTCAACAACAGAAACCCGGTTTTTTTTCTGAGGATAGGTTATTGAATTATTTAGAAAAGGTTAGTTCTTTAACCCCAGTAAAATCAGTGACAAATCCTCCGTGAAGTTCGCCCAAGTATCCTAAAGCGGCGGCAAATGCTTCGGCATTTTGGTGGCGATCGATCTGCGCGGATCTAGGATTACCGAAATCGTCCTCATAAACTAAAGTGATCGCCCCTTCTGCTTTCCATTCCAAGGCACGAATTTTATCTTTATTAATTTGAATTAAATCGTCCCCATTCTTGACTAATATTGAATCCAAAATCAGCTTAGGGGCGTCGGAAGCGATCGCAATTTCTCCCCATTCTCCGATCAGGTGATATGTGCCATCATCAGCCAGAAAAAATTCATCAATATTGCCCCAATCAATGCTACCATCTGGATTGGGAATAGGATTCATCGGATTAGGAATTAAATGATAGCGTTGCGATCGGGGAAATTGGATTTTCATCCGTCGATAACAATAGACTTCCCCTGGTAATGGCT encodes:
- a CDS encoding acyl-CoA desaturase — encoded protein: MTIAPATNPEKQTTPEPLAYNWPIIIFMLIVHAGVLLAFIPGTFSWAGVGLALFLHWVTGGLGITLGFHRLITHRSFEAPKWLEYFLVLFGTLTCQGGPIDWVGLHRMHHLYSDQANDPHDANKGFWWSHIGWLFYKNPGSKDIPRFTKDIADDRFYQFCQSYMLPIQIVLGVLLYFVGEAYSPGLGWSFVVWGIFVRLVLVYHCTWFVNSATHKFGYQTYDAGDLSTNCWWVALTTYGEGWHNNHHAFQYSARHGMQWWEIDITWMTIQLLSAVGLAKNIKLPKTES
- a CDS encoding H-type lectin domain-containing protein — protein: MKLQSGNTYNGSYQDNTWKLNQGPVGERIFTRAVTFESKFAQPPKVVIGLSGLDVDGTKNNRVQVTAKNITESGFVVEYKTWYDTVLYSVWTNWVAYGE
- a CDS encoding methionine gamma-lyase family protein, yielding MNSSEKLREAEKELLPIFSRIDAQVKQNLKRVLDALRRHRVGVHHFASVSGYGHDDLGRDTLDQVFAEVMGAEAAAVRVQFVSGTHAIASALFGVLRPGDEMLAVAGAPYDTLEEVIGLREQGQGSLMEFGIQYRQLELTDTGEIDWEGLKTAVRSNTRLVLIQRSCGYSWRSSLSIADIEKIVQIVKAQNSQTICFVDNCYGEFIEDREPPAVGADLIAGSLIKNPGGTIVTAGGYVAGRADLVEAAACRLTAPGIGSSGGATLDQNRLLFQGLFLAPQMVGEAMKGTHLTAYVFDQLGYPVKPDPFAPRRDVIQAIKLGSPDKLIAFCRAIQKYSPIGSYLDPIPAPMPGYESELVMAGGTFIDGSTSEFSADGPLREPYVVFCQGGTHWTHVAIALEAAISAIGFA
- a CDS encoding H-type lectin domain-containing protein — protein: MTALDGQIQVPGTSEAGIEFTNTQTTEVAYTFTPSGNWTPNVNNPSLSGCTAAGVKGYPPEIQQGILDVVPGGLGQYMRYANHTPFALLAINKATGAVVGEVSQATTIPVKPGETLVFVLNDMWGGYSDNSGSITVNWSGVSASALKIQSGTTYNGAYQDSTWKLHEEPVGERVFNRPVQFESKFTKPPKIFLDLSGLDVNESKNTRVQVTAKNITESGFDLEYKTWYDTILYSVWTNWMAFGE